Proteins from a single region of Paenibacillus sp. BIHB 4019:
- a CDS encoding DUF4367 domain-containing protein: protein MEDEDNDPLFDEAFEKAIQQMPPAFHSTHHNSWQITQKKLKALNRRKRRNRALRYVALITASIMIGSFLFGTPAKTKAFSPIYQSIVELPGQMFSFFFGNQDKSDKGAKTIPPEERDTSHDKSNNESSIHPLPGLESHTISVMEAEVNNKLAFTPPSFPQLPEGYQLSRIDISVQPNDAKSNEVLYVFKNDEEKLLRVNLQQLESGSVVGSLASAASSTVESISLQRGKGYLTSMPNETKKLEFMLANLYIHIVGNLSKADLIAFAESMNQK, encoded by the coding sequence ATGGAGGACGAAGACAATGATCCGTTATTTGATGAGGCCTTCGAGAAGGCTATCCAGCAAATGCCGCCAGCCTTTCATTCTACCCATCACAACTCATGGCAAATAACGCAAAAAAAATTAAAAGCACTTAACCGCAGAAAACGTCGAAATCGAGCTCTACGCTATGTCGCCCTAATAACGGCATCCATTATGATTGGCTCCTTTCTATTCGGGACTCCAGCAAAGACCAAGGCCTTTAGCCCTATATACCAATCGATCGTCGAGCTGCCCGGCCAAATGTTTTCATTCTTCTTTGGAAATCAGGATAAAAGCGATAAAGGAGCGAAGACCATCCCTCCTGAAGAACGGGATACCTCGCATGACAAAAGCAACAATGAATCATCTATTCATCCCCTTCCAGGGCTAGAGTCTCATACGATATCGGTCATGGAGGCTGAGGTTAATAATAAGCTTGCCTTTACACCTCCCTCCTTTCCTCAACTGCCAGAGGGCTATCAATTAAGCCGGATTGATATTTCCGTACAGCCAAACGATGCTAAGTCCAATGAAGTGCTGTATGTATTTAAAAATGACGAAGAAAAGCTGCTTAGAGTCAATTTGCAGCAATTGGAATCGGGCTCCGTAGTCGGCTCGCTTGCAAGTGCAGCTAGCTCCACCGTAGAGAGCATTTCACTTCAGCGCGGTAAAGGTTATTTGACCAGCATGCCGAATGAAACAAAAAAACTGGAATTCATGTTAGCTAACCTCTATATTCATATCGTTGGCAATCTCTCCAAAGCTGATTTAATCGCATTTGCTGAATCGATGAACCAAAAATAA
- a CDS encoding GNAT family N-acetyltransferase: MPSIVVAAAEDVRSKDSEQLIKELSEELGLLYGGDGTAGFQLSDVEAPRSAFIVARLDGFPVGCGAIRPLDETSVEVKRVYTRSDFRRKGVAQAIMAEAERLALEFAYSNLKLQTGPKQPEAAALYERVGYYRIPVFHGDWDEVLAFQKDLVLKPVNLI; this comes from the coding sequence ATGCCGTCTATTGTGGTTGCTGCTGCTGAAGATGTACGAAGCAAGGATTCCGAGCAATTAATTAAGGAGCTAAGCGAAGAACTGGGATTATTATATGGCGGGGATGGGACAGCAGGATTCCAGCTATCCGACGTGGAGGCACCGCGATCAGCCTTTATTGTTGCCCGTCTGGATGGGTTTCCTGTAGGCTGCGGGGCAATCAGGCCGCTTGATGAAACATCAGTTGAGGTCAAGCGCGTATATACACGTTCAGATTTCCGCCGGAAGGGCGTTGCTCAGGCCATTATGGCTGAAGCGGAGCGTCTTGCGCTCGAATTTGCCTACAGCAATCTGAAGCTGCAGACAGGTCCCAAGCAGCCTGAAGCGGCAGCGCTTTATGAAAGAGTAGGGTACTACCGGATACCGGTTTTTCATGGGGATTGGGATGAGGTACTCGCGTTTCAAAAAGATCTCGTGCTCAAGCCGGTTAATCTCATATAG
- a CDS encoding alpha/beta fold hydrolase — translation MNPLLKTLGTGTGKIPLICFPFAGGYSAAFWPLHHFVQKDCQLLAVEPPGHGTNSMTLIPNLEGLVELYARELAAYFQQPFVLFGHSMGGMVVYRLAQKLEQQGIVAEAVIISAIQPPQNKRERTAHLKDDAFLDHVIRIGGIPEELVKQREMLDFFLPSFRADFQALETFEHCDHTPLQAPMHVFYGAEDYKCAEEADGWRKWAHNVRLHRFEGGHMFLLSEPEKVAASIRSIIEPANKEETHYI, via the coding sequence ATGAATCCATTGCTCAAAACGTTGGGCACGGGAACAGGAAAAATTCCACTTATCTGTTTTCCATTCGCGGGAGGATATTCTGCTGCATTCTGGCCTTTGCACCATTTTGTTCAAAAGGATTGCCAGCTGCTGGCGGTTGAACCCCCTGGACATGGAACGAACAGCATGACCTTGATTCCAAATTTGGAGGGATTGGTTGAGCTGTATGCGAGGGAGCTTGCTGCATATTTTCAACAGCCATTCGTCCTGTTTGGACACAGCATGGGTGGAATGGTTGTATACCGTTTGGCACAAAAGCTGGAGCAGCAAGGAATAGTCGCCGAAGCAGTCATTATTTCAGCTATTCAGCCGCCACAAAACAAGCGTGAGCGAACAGCGCATCTTAAGGATGACGCCTTTCTCGATCACGTCATTCGCATAGGCGGCATACCTGAGGAACTAGTAAAGCAGCGGGAAATGCTCGACTTTTTCCTGCCCTCTTTCCGGGCGGACTTTCAGGCACTCGAAACCTTTGAACATTGCGATCACACGCCGCTTCAGGCGCCTATGCACGTGTTTTACGGTGCTGAAGACTATAAATGCGCGGAGGAAGCTGACGGATGGAGGAAATGGGCCCATAATGTCCGGCTGCATCGCTTTGAAGGAGGACATATGTTTCTGCTGTCAGAGCCGGAGAAGGTGGCCGCGAGCATCCGAAGCATTATTGAACCAGCAAATAAAGAAGAAACTCACTATATCTAG
- a CDS encoding sigma-70 family RNA polymerase sigma factor translates to MTSKLLLLLSPDFGKLGPTIQEEVFKDFYHLTYGPIMYMVKDHSAAEDIIQEVFYKSISHTPQVQDERQLIAWIRVLVKNKTLNYLRKHKKIRNEVELESVFIETGVMQSAHSETVEREVEAKLLEEELIACMLEMKPEYRLLIELKWKRQFSYREIAEHLNSTEDIIRQKLYRARKALKDKWDKKRGDADGGRRQ, encoded by the coding sequence TTGACAAGCAAGCTATTATTGCTGCTTTCTCCCGATTTTGGTAAACTAGGGCCAACGATCCAAGAAGAGGTTTTCAAAGACTTTTATCATTTAACGTACGGGCCAATCATGTATATGGTCAAGGATCACAGCGCGGCGGAGGATATTATTCAGGAGGTCTTTTATAAATCCATCTCCCATACGCCACAAGTTCAGGATGAAAGGCAGTTAATAGCATGGATCAGAGTTTTAGTGAAAAATAAAACGCTAAATTATTTACGAAAACATAAAAAAATTCGTAACGAAGTAGAGCTGGAAAGTGTTTTTATTGAGACGGGGGTTATGCAGTCCGCTCATTCTGAGACGGTGGAGCGCGAGGTCGAGGCGAAGCTGCTGGAAGAGGAATTAATAGCGTGCATGCTGGAAATGAAACCGGAATACCGCCTCTTAATTGAGCTTAAGTGGAAGCGACAGTTCTCCTACCGGGAAATAGCAGAACATTTAAACTCGACAGAGGATATTATCCGCCAGAAGCTGTACCGGGCTCGTAAAGCACTGAAAGACAAATGGGATAAGAAACGAGGTGATGCTGATGGAGGACGAAGACAATGA